The Pelagicoccus albus nucleotide sequence TCGCTTCGCACGAGATTCGAAGCCAACCGTCTTTTTCTTCCCAAACCGACGCCATCGCCCAATCCACTCGGATATCGAGTTTATCGCAGCTGATCCGAAGATCTCTATCGTTCACTTCATAGGTCACTTCGCCTTGGAGAAACTTCGAATTTGTAAACCAACGATTGAAAGTTCCTGCGCTCTTCTTTCCTAGAAAGAAAGCTAGACCAACGAGAAGTAGGATCGCTACTCCGATTACTATCGTGTACGGAGAAAGCAGGCAGACTACGCCAATCAGAATCGCTAGCGTTAGTCTTAGTGGCTTGCTTTTCCTCGAGAAGAGTCCGGTCAAATACACGTACTCTTCTCGTGTGAAGGTATGAGAATGCGTGTATCTGAATTTTGGGGTCATTATTATTTTCTAACGCGGAGGTGATACATGAGCGACAACACTAAAAAGCATCAACCTTCAATTCGCGGTACTGTCGCGAATTGTATCGACCGTCTTGTTCTGGGTGTCGGAAAACGGGATTCGCGAGGGGATTTCAGGCTGCATGGGGGAGGTGGGTGAGTGCTGCCGTTTCTAAGCGTTTTTGCGGATAAGGCAAGCGGAAGTTGGCCAGCGCGGCCAGCAGGGCCCTAAGGGCGGACGCCGGGCCGGGGCGAGGGGCCCCGAAGGCGGCCTTGGCCCATTTCTCGGCGTTGTGCACGCAGCAGTACGCTGAGACCATACGACGAGGCCTAGGCTTGGCCTCCATGTCTGAGGTCGTCGATTTCTGAGGGTTCGTTTTGAAAGAGGCGGGCGTTTGCCGAAGTTGTATGCGTCGACTGGTTGGAAAAATTTCTCATTAACTGTGCAACGGGTCCTACAACGGATAGGCCACAGCACCAACTCGCTGAAATAACGATATTTCGTATGGATCCGATGATCAAGAAATCTGGAATCTCATCTTCTCCCACGTATAAAGTCAGAAGTTCTTTCAAATTCATTTGTTCTCGTTGGAGAACGTAAATCATACCCAGTGATACTTGAACGAATGCAAGCAGGAGAACTAACCTACTCAATCTACTGTTTTTATTTTTGAATACGATAAGAAGCTGGGTGACGGTCAGGATAATCAAGAACGCAAGGAGGGGCAATGGCACATAGTGTGTCAAAATAGTTGGTAACCCTTCTGTAGCTAAGATCTTCATTTATTCTTCCAACGCAGAGCTCAGACGCGGCGGCTTGCCGACGTTGTCTGAAGCGACTTGATATGTGTTATTTTGCTTTCCCTTCGCATCGAAAAGCGAACTCTGAATCTTCAGTCGAATAGATGTATCCGATTTTTGATTCTTTTGCTTTTTCTAGTATCCGTGTGCAGTCCTCTAGCGCCTGATCCACCGATTCGATCTTCAGTCCGGAGTCGATCATCTTCTTTAGGATTTTCTGTGGAGTCAGATCAACGCCAGTGAATACGGTCATGAATCTTTCTATTTTCTTTCCATTCTTTGTGGATACCAGATTCAAGCCGCCTTCAAGTCGGTGGGGTAGGACGAAGTCAGAACCTCTGGGGCGTTTTTCGCCGGTAGTGGCTATGAAGTATTTCTTCGTCATGATTTCTTCACATATCGTGAAGGTCATACGCGAGGGCTGTGAAACCGTCGTGCAGGAAGTTGTGAGGATATGTCCTTGCTGCTGCCACAACTCGGGCGCTTGGCCCGAGTTGTATGGACCGACTGGTTAGCCTCTTCTTTCATTTCCATAGTAGGTTTTCAATCTCATCAAATCTTTCGGCTATCTTTAGAAATGTATCAGCCCAGCCACTACTTAAGCTTACCTCTTGAATTGGACCGGTTGGTGCGAACAAAACCGATACCTCTAGGTTTGGTGGTAGAACTCCAGAAAGAATCGATTCTTTGATCTTCTGTATCTCTGCAATCGCCTCTTCGCTGGAATTCCATGATGACCAAATGAAATCGTTCCCTTCGATGTTAAGTAGCTCGATAGTGGATTCGAGTAGATTCAAAAGGCTCTGATTCGGATCAGACCTATCGATTCCGTCATGAATTAGAGCCTTTGTTCGTTCGAGGTTCATTCTTTTGGCTAACGCTGAGGTCAGACGACGGCGGCGCTAGCCGACGTTGTCTGAACCGACTTGTTATGCTTGTTTTCATCTTCTATTCTTTGTCCCATTCTTCGGCCATTTCTTTTAGGTACTCAACGAGCATTTCTGGTTCATGTGCCAAAATCTCGTATTCGTAAATGCAGTCATAGTCGTGATTGGCTAAAACTGCAGGTGGTGAGTCATGTGAAAGGTCGAAGTAGTAAATCATGTGCCCAGGATCGCTTCCAATCGCAAAGAAGTGGTCGAACCATGGAAGGTGATAATACCCTTCTTTTCTTAGTTCTTTGTTCAGAGCGATTACCGCCGCTGGGT carries:
- a CDS encoding DUF308 domain-containing protein encodes the protein MTPKFRYTHSHTFTREEYVYLTGLFSRKSKPLRLTLAILIGVVCLLSPYTIVIGVAILLLVGLAFFLGKKSAGTFNRWFTNSKFLQGEVTYEVNDRDLRISCDKLDIRVDWAMASVWEEKDGWLRISCEATPNLYFRIEELKKAEVYEHVIDLCNHYAVRFNSEDAKMNSNQSAHTTPASAPR
- a CDS encoding SMI1/KNR4 family protein; this encodes MNGESIEMISSELSLTIPDEIKKFLAEVNHLPKRILEEKEILRDPAAVIALNKELRKEGYYHLPWFDHFFAIGSDPGHMIYYFDLSHDSPPAVLANHDYDCIYEYEILAHEPEMLVEYLKEMAEEWDKE